A single window of Nicotiana tomentosiformis chromosome 1, ASM39032v3, whole genome shotgun sequence DNA harbors:
- the LOC104111976 gene encoding uncharacterized protein — translation MGSKKRKRGERATTHPRNKYYDNPPDFSLLASKYSTFAPYVFYSGDGRRPRIDWTDFNATRELTKVLLHHDHGLNWWIPDGQLCPTVPNRSNYIHWVEDLLSSNIIPKVQDDRNFIRGFDIGTGANCIYPLLGASLMGWKFVGSDVTDVAFEWAEKNVKSNPHLSELIEIRRVSMETPSSSKQELNDEPGKYGQCKDVDFDNAEAALIGPSPPSHLPVHPGIGKIYNGPPILVGVVKDGEKFDFCMCNPPFFETMEEAGLNPKTSCGGTMQEMVCPGGENAFITRIIEDSVQLRESFRWYTSMVGRKTNLKVLISKLWEVGATIVKTTDFVQGQTCRWGLAWSFLPLSKKMVPSHVAEKNNMSFMLEGLQRHQSAIDVLQSVESYFCSIGASSKLDSASFNVDVTLSGEQCKSIMKTRSQNGNEQDIPISANYCSGQLNDMRLHVSVFQQIPGTLLVRGSLLQKEIPVSGAFSFMFQQLQEVLKSKFSKGIFIL, via the exons ATGGGGAGCAAGAAAAGGAAGAGAGGGGAGAGAGCCACTACTCATCCCCGTAACAAGTACTATGATAACCCTCCAGATTTCTCACTCTTGGCCTCTAAATACTCTACCTTTGCACCTTACGTTTTCTATTCAGGTGATGGTCGTCGACCAAGAATTGATTGGACTGACTTCAATGCCACACGTGAACTCACCAAAGTTTTGCTCCACCATGATCATGGCCTCAATTG GTGGATTCCTGATGGACAACTTTGCCCTACAGTCCCCAACAGATCTAACTATATTCATTGGGTTGAAGATCTTCTGTCATCGAACATCATTCCTAAAGTTCAAGATGACAGAAACTTTATTAGGGGTTTTGATATAGGAACGGGAGCTAATTGCATTTACCCTCTTCTCGGTGCATCTCTTATGGGTTGGAAGTTTGTTGGCTCTG ATGTTACCGACGTAGCTTTCGAGTGGGCAGAGAAAAATGTTAAAAGTAATCCTCATCTTTCTGAATTGATTGAAATCAGAAGAGTTAGCATGGAAACCCCGTCATCTTCCAAGCAAGAGCTGAATGATGAACCAGGAAAATATGGCCAATGTAAAGACGTAGACTTCGACAATGCAGAGGCTGCTCTCATTGGACCTTCACCTCCTTCTCATCTCCCAGTGCACCCAGGTATAGGAAAAATTTACAATGGACCTCCTATACTTGTCGGCGTAGTCAAGGATGGGGAGAAATTCGATTTTTGTATGTGCAACCCTCCATTTTTTGAGACAATGGAGGAAGCTGGATTAAATCCAAAGACTTCTTGTGGTGGGACTATGCAGGAGATGGTTTGTCCTGGTGGAGAGAATGCTTTTATTACTCGTATTATTGAGGATAGTGTTCAGTTAAGGGAATCCTTTCG GTGGTACACCTCAATGGTTGGAAGAAAAACTAACCTAAAGGTACTTATATCAAAGCTTTGGGAGGTTGGAGCAACAATAGTGAAGACAACTGACTTTGTGCAAGGCCAGACATGCCGATGGGGTCTTGCCTGGTCATTTCTCCCTCTTTCCAAGAAGATGGTACCATCCCACGTGGCTGAGAAGAATAACATGTCGTTCATGCTTGAG GGTCTGCAGCGCCATCAGAGTGCCATTGATGTATTGCAATCAGTGGAATCCTATTTCTGTAGTATTGGTGCATCCTCTAAATTAGACTCTGCCTCGTTTAATGTTGAT GTAACTTTGTCAGGCGAGCAATGTAAATCTATCATGAAGACCCGGTCACAGAATGGAAACGAACAGGATATACCAATATCTGCAAATTATTGCTCTGGCCAACTGAATGACATGCGTCTGCATGTTTCT GTCTTCCAGCAGATACCAGGGACTCTTCTGGTGAGGGGATCATTGCTCCAGAAAGAGATCCCTGTATCAG GGGCATTTTCTTTTATGTTCCAGCAATTACAGGAAGTTTTGAAAAGCAAATTCAGTAAAGGCATCTTCATTCTCTAG